The genomic stretch CGTGAGCTCAAagtcttttttctttcatagcGGAGCACAAATGTGTTTGGAGTAGTTTTAGCGCACTGAATGTTCGCTCACGTGTTGCTGTAACTGTATGGTATAGGAGCACATTACAAACTAATCACTCTCAGAGTAAGTCTGTACAGTGTAACATTTCCGTCCTCGAGAAATCCGGCAATTTCGCGCAGTGCTCCTAACGCTCCTCGGTTAACTCCTGCAGCTCAGAGGAGCGCCTGGCGTACGCGGTCCGAACCCCGAAAAAGTCACTGCTTTTGTTCAAAATACATGGATTCGATTTTTTTATACGCCACCGTCTCCGCAGTCGCTACCAAAATGACAATGTCACTTTATCTTCATTGCGTCATTCTGTTTCGACTAGTTTTAAAGGGTTTGCGGCGTTTCGGCATAGGAGAAAAAGCCCAAGCCGATCTGGGATCACCTCCAGTTGACCCAAAATACAGCTAATGCACAGGTTCACACTCGTAGCTCGGATGCCCGCTCTGTGACGAATGTATACATCTCAAATCAAACCTCAGATTCGATGTAACAGACCCAACAGTGCAGAGTGGCATCAGATCATCGTTTCTATGGAAAAATATGTAAACGGCCACGGCATGGCGCACTCATGCACAGGTTTCTCTTAGAGATAATGACGTTAGTTGAACAGGAAGTTAATCCCTCATAGGTTAATTCATATttactttgaataaatgaaCATGCAAACCTGCTTTTTGAACAATAATTCGTGATCTACACATCTGATCTAACCGTGTAGCTTGGTGTCGGATGTGAGGGTTTGTAACCCCGTTCTCCTCCTGCAGTTTCTACGATACAGTGTCCTCCGATCAGCTGTAGTCTGCCAGCCCCATGGCACTGTGGTGCGATGTTCTGAAAGTGGCAATCTTTTTCTGAACACGTGATTTCGAGCCCTCCACGGCCCAATTTTCGGCATCACTACTTATAGGCTCAAAAGCTGCAGAGATCCTGGAAAGCAGCAACACTCCAACTGCGAGCTAAAGGACAGTTTTAGACCAGCTGTAGTGGCCATGGATTGCCATCATGCTGAATTTGGAGAGCAAAGAGGAAAGACACAGGGCATGGTCTGTTCTCAGCTTTATTGATCATTCACACAACAGTTAAGCTGTGGGTGAGCGTGCTCtcctgtacagcacagtccccagcacagcaatgcacaccacagccacagcagccaccacaccagccaggagcacaacctcagcagagatgcctcctccagcacacgcacaaacactgtGGCATCACCTTCCTATTCTGGAAGGTGGAGAGGCTTAGATCCAGCCAAACATACTATACCCCAGTTCCACACGCACAACCAGGCAAAGGATCCTTACCCTCCTTGAAAGCCAAGTCCCTCCTGTACCTCCCAAAGTACCTGGATTTAGAGACAGGGCTAcagctggagtcacagcagctACAGACCTGATCGCTCCCATCCACAGAGCTCCAGCTACAACAGGGATACAGCCGTCAGGACGGAGAAGAACACCAAGGGCCTAAAgcaccctcctcctccccctctaccTGTTGCCCACAGGGTAGCAGGCCTTGTCCAGGTTGTCCACAGCCTGGGAAGCAGCAGTCGCCTTCAGGTGGCAGGTCATGTAGATCTGAGCATAAGAGACATTGGAGACATTGGAACAGTTAGTGCACCCTGGGAGAGCTGCTTCAATGTCCAAGAAGCCACACAGAGAAAGCAGAGGCCAACCAAGCCTAAGATGCAAAAGCAGTAGTCAAAAGCTCAGAGGCAAAGTGGCTGGGAGACTTACAGAGCTGTTGGCTTCATTGTGGAACCTGAAGGCATCAAGCACCATCTGCAGCTTAGTGACGCCCTGAGGTCTTGGCATGAAGTGACAACTGGAGCCCGTCACCTAGGCATCAATCAGGCATCTGGGGACAGGAGGAAATCCATGATCAGGCCCTGCTTGGAGTTGACACCCAACATCTGCAAGCACACTGGCCATGCTTAGCTATGGGATCTCACTCACCCATAGTTCCCAAAGAAAGTATAACTGGGAGAAGAGgtcgggtcagaggtcaaggtggccacacagctgtccacaaacaGCCGCAGGGGCACGTGGCTGGCCTGGTTGACGGAGGCTTGGATGTTCAGGACGTCCCCCAGGAAGTACACGTTGGAGGGTCTAGGGGAGCGCCAGTCATCTGCGGAGACAGGGAGCAGCATGAGGcctgagcagagcagagcagcaatCCAGTACACGGGAGGGTTAGAGCTGCATTAGGTTGGCCTCTACCAGtcatgagctgcagggagaagtcCAGGAGATCCTCCGCAGACTTGGTGGAGGTGTATGGGACCCAGGTTGGCTGCAGGGCATCGCTGCTCACATTGTGGAGCCTATGGAGCAGACAGCAATTACACACCGATCATACAGCATCTAGGCTGAAGCAGTGCTGCAGCAGAGTCCTCACCGGAGGTAGTGACACTCGATGTGGACAACAGCAGGGTCGATTCTCACGATGCCAGTGTTGGCAATCAGGGACGGGTTGTAGTTTAGGGAGAAGCTGTACACCAGCTCGTCTTCTGTCATCAACAAGGGAAAGGCACAACGTTTAAGCTCAGGATGGTTTAACCCAATCACCGTGCGAGTCTACAGCCgtattctcccccctcccctactTACCAACAAGGAGCTGCCACAGCCCTGCAGCTCCGACTG from Amia ocellicauda isolate fAmiCal2 chromosome 23, fAmiCal2.hap1, whole genome shotgun sequence encodes the following:
- the LOC136719107 gene encoding zona pellucida sperm-binding protein 3-like, translating into MTEDELVYSFSLNYNPSLIANTGIVRIDPAVVHIECHYLRLHNVSSDALQPTWVPYTSTKSAEDLLDFSLQLMTDDWRSPRPSNVYFLGDVLNIQASVNQASHVPLRLFVDSCVATLTSDPTSSPSYTFFGNYGCLIDA